Proteins encoded in a region of the Mycoplasma feriruminatoris genome:
- a CDS encoding STREFT protein: MKKSVKKAKPWVIGLIVVFAFISGFLFFVKSYVDSSKQNYLNKIQSYIDASSYLAKSKILKNVEDLNEDYVNQKLSEQYLEQEFGKDFIWKPDKTNTTLKSKISDIYRTYFGKSIDVIEKDLKLQYRDNKKNLVDITDLKNGEFVPKNIDKITALTKSSEDFLNGFSPSFASLGLSLFQSQVLKNENNLKQIKDNNILKGVVNFINNNQSLINLLSKIFSTKKVEKDYYKNLTIKQAFNKNINLISSSLTGEYHSHHNEDHFANDVSEFFIQKVKTTVLDEWQKVKNDSKIEIIDKFKTIFTKVKDELFKFDYLKIADNLFRYIQSELYFAMYYVVNEELKDPSELLNQKIENKKFSALVNNKLDFSLLINGFTKVLENQKYATRLLDFLFKRADKTKVYFDHKTLPNNIGTSSLILDIINALQRTILRANTLIREAIEGLETYIKDNMYELRNKITNYIKSFLNKNVNKFSNSVHFGYIHNTEDYNKLNVQIYTAGWITNFYYVDANIYIFGKNGLVGRIFDLFKQIGNSISATSSDSFNFLKHILRRDIDSKIGFKDNFDEISKLIKFGHEIFSDEKLLNIDLRVTFLKHIANIKGIYGIINLPNQLDPLKNLLNSFGLGRFIKNVEDGVKPLQNILDLLKEFGFIKNTKNFLKEFDDYIKKLTTYLPKKYQSVNTQLNYDLISNLYLQDTSKTNFMKEFTTRLAEFLFPKNNQANDNELLLPVIRLVRFDKENKIRSVDQIKSALANYSEKIISKDSLFKSLNDIKNLKIKLPDVVLKHLGIENLENLTILELLQIISKYINEFNKHNPNKSLTFDLYSIGYFLKALSSKVDITYSNGKKEENKNLIKALYDDLDSFNHNNDENPRNRPEDSFYNWKSVVLKLGDGIEKEIDLNLIKNDFSYSPLHLLLGIDLNKVQYIKNTIGYALGTLVGGITINDENYNLANENRDAVITIFAIINFTLQNQVSILKNLEYQKAGVYYKKDSWKTQLIKSSDKEIKYHLIRNLTSENEISKKVGNRFEVTLTNDENNSYWKISNIVALDYKN; encoded by the coding sequence ATGAAAAAATCTGTTAAAAAAGCAAAGCCGTGAGTAATTGGTTTAATAGTGGTTTTTGCATTTATTAGCGGATTTTTATTTTTTGTTAAGTCTTATGTTGATTCTTCAAAACAAAATTATTTAAATAAAATTCAAAGTTATATTGATGCTAGTTCTTATTTAGCTAAAAGTAAAATTTTAAAAAATGTTGAAGATTTAAATGAAGATTATGTTAATCAAAAATTAAGTGAACAATATTTAGAACAAGAATTTGGAAAAGATTTTATTTGAAAACCAGATAAAACTAATACAACTTTAAAAAGCAAAATTTCAGATATTTATAGAACTTATTTTGGTAAATCAATTGATGTTATTGAAAAAGATTTAAAACTACAATATAGAGATAATAAAAAGAATTTAGTTGATATTACTGATTTAAAAAACGGAGAATTTGTTCCAAAAAATATTGATAAAATTACTGCTTTAACTAAGTCTTCAGAAGATTTTTTAAATGGATTTTCTCCAAGTTTTGCTTCTTTAGGTTTATCTTTATTTCAATCTCAAGTTTTAAAAAATGAAAATAACTTAAAGCAAATAAAAGATAATAATATTTTAAAAGGTGTTGTTAATTTTATTAATAATAATCAATCTTTAATTAATCTTTTATCAAAGATTTTTTCAACTAAAAAAGTAGAAAAAGATTATTATAAAAATTTAACAATTAAACAAGCTTTTAATAAAAACATTAACTTGATATCAAGTAGTCTAACTGGTGAATATCATAGTCATCATAATGAAGATCATTTTGCAAATGATGTAAGTGAATTTTTTATACAAAAAGTTAAAACTACAGTTTTAGATGAATGACAAAAAGTTAAAAATGATTCTAAAATTGAAATAATAGATAAGTTTAAAACTATTTTTACTAAAGTAAAAGATGAGTTATTTAAATTTGATTATTTAAAAATCGCTGATAACTTATTTAGATATATTCAATCAGAACTATATTTTGCAATGTATTATGTAGTTAATGAAGAACTAAAAGATCCAAGTGAGTTATTAAATCAAAAAATTGAAAATAAAAAATTTAGTGCTTTAGTTAATAATAAATTAGATTTTTCTTTATTAATTAATGGATTTACTAAAGTTTTAGAAAATCAAAAATATGCAACTAGATTATTAGATTTCTTATTTAAAAGAGCAGATAAAACAAAAGTATATTTCGATCATAAAACGTTACCAAATAACATTGGAACAAGTAGTCTTATTTTAGATATTATTAATGCTTTACAAAGAACGATTCTAAGAGCAAATACATTAATTAGAGAAGCAATTGAAGGATTAGAAACATACATAAAAGATAATATGTATGAATTAAGAAATAAAATAACTAATTACATTAAGTCATTCCTGAATAAAAATGTTAATAAATTTTCTAACTCTGTTCATTTTGGCTATATTCACAACACTGAAGACTACAATAAATTAAATGTACAAATTTATACAGCAGGATGAATTACAAATTTTTATTATGTAGATGCTAACATTTATATTTTTGGTAAAAATGGATTAGTTGGAAGAATTTTTGATTTATTTAAGCAAATAGGAAATTCTATTTCTGCTACTAGTTCTGATAGCTTTAATTTTTTAAAACATATTCTACGTAGAGATATAGATTCTAAGATTGGATTTAAAGATAATTTTGATGAAATTTCAAAACTTATAAAATTTGGTCATGAAATTTTTAGTGATGAAAAATTGTTAAACATTGATTTAAGAGTTACTTTCTTAAAGCATATAGCAAACATTAAAGGTATATATGGAATTATCAATTTACCAAACCAATTAGATCCTTTAAAAAATTTATTAAATTCTTTTGGATTAGGTAGATTTATTAAAAATGTAGAAGATGGGGTTAAACCTTTACAAAATATTTTAGATTTATTAAAAGAATTTGGTTTTATTAAAAACACCAAAAACTTTTTAAAAGAATTTGATGATTACATTAAAAAATTAACTACATATTTACCTAAAAAATATCAAAGTGTTAATACTCAACTAAACTATGATTTAATTTCAAATCTTTACTTACAAGATACTAGTAAAACCAACTTTATGAAGGAGTTTACAACTAGATTAGCTGAGTTCTTATTTCCAAAAAATAATCAAGCAAATGATAATGAATTATTACTTCCAGTAATTAGATTAGTTAGATTTGATAAAGAAAATAAAATAAGAAGTGTTGATCAAATAAAAAGTGCACTTGCTAATTATTCAGAAAAGATTATTTCTAAAGATTCATTATTTAAAAGTCTTAACGATATTAAAAATCTTAAAATCAAACTTCCTGATGTTGTTTTAAAACACTTAGGTATAGAAAACTTAGAAAATTTAACTATTTTAGAATTATTACAAATTATTAGTAAATATATTAATGAATTTAATAAACATAATCCTAATAAATCATTAACTTTTGATTTATATTCAATTGGATACTTTTTAAAAGCACTAAGTTCTAAAGTTGATATAACTTATTCAAATGGTAAAAAAGAAGAAAATAAAAACCTAATAAAAGCTTTATATGATGATTTAGATTCTTTTAATCATAATAATGATGAAAATCCTAGAAATAGACCTGAAGATTCATTTTATAACTGAAAATCAGTTGTTTTAAAACTTGGTGATGGTATTGAAAAAGAGATTGATCTAAACCTAATTAAAAATGATTTTTCATATTCACCATTACACTTATTACTAGGTATTGATTTAAATAAAGTTCAATATATTAAAAATACTATTGGATATGCTTTAGGTACTTTAGTTGGTGGAATAACTATAAATGATGAAAATTATAATTTAGCTAACGAAAATAGAGATGCAGTAATTACAATTTTTGCAATTATAAACTTTACTTTACAAAACCAAGTATCTATTTTAAAAAACTTAGAATATCAAAAAGCAGGAGTTTATTATAAAAAAGATTCTTGAAAAACTCAATTAATTAAAAGCAGTGATAAAGAAATTAAATATCATCTAATTAGAAATTTAACTTCAGAAAATGAGATTAGCAAAAAAGTTGGAAACCGTTTTGAAGTAACACTAACAAATGATGAAAATAATTCTTATTGAAAAATTTCAAACATTGTTGCATTAGATTATAAAAATTAA